The Corallincola holothuriorum sequence TCACATTGGCTGCGCAAATAAACTTCTCTAATCCTTCTAATGCCACTTGGCGAGACTCGGGATCGATGGCTCCGCCACATTCAATGGTGACGATGGGCATCTGAGTGGAAGTTTTCTCCATTAACGCACCCAGCCTGACGTCGGTGACGATCATACGTTGGCAAAATAGAGAGGCGATGGCTTGGTGTATGGCGCAATCTTCGACCGACACGGCAAATGCCGGTCCTGAGCCCGAGGTGTTGTGTAGATCGACGACCGCTTCGGGTTGTAACTCTGTAAGTGCCTGCCAGATCTCGCTTGCTAGCTGACCTGGAAAATCGTCGGTGGGCCCGTTAAAACAGCGATTAAGATCGCGGTGCTGAGGCAAATGGCGGTGGCTAAAGTAAGGCCGGGTTAGCGCCGTATTGACGACGGCGATAAACAGGTGACAGGTGACAGGAGGGGATAGGACGCGCTGTAGTAATTGAAACAAAGCTTCGACGCCTGACGGTTCGTTGCCGTGCAGTAAGGTGACGACGGCGCGCGAGCGGGTGATGTCTTCGCCTTCTATGGTGAGCCATGTCGGGTCTCCGCATTGCTGGAGGAACTCGATGACGGAATGCCCTGTTTTGGCTTTATCTAAGCGTTGCCCATAGGGAATGATGTAGCGGGATAACAGCGGAGAGTATGTGTCGTTTGATGGGCGGATAGGCGCGCTCATAATTCGCTGCTCCATTGGGCTACGGGGGTGCCTATTTGTTGCTGTTCGTAATATCGCCATAGCATTTGATGTAGGGCATCGTGGCGGGAAAGGCTTTGTTCCAGCTGGCTTAATATCTTGAGTTGCCAGATGGCACCGTTTTGTTGGTGGGTTAGTCGCATCCTGATGGGATCAAGGTAGAGTGCTATTTCAGCTGTGGTGATCCCTAGAGTGGCTAATCCGCGCTCTGCAACGGGGAGCATTTTTGTCGCTAACGTTGTTAGAGGGATCTCTTGCAACTGCCCATGTGGGCCTGACGGCCATACCAGCTGTGCGTTTAACCCGTGCTGAGCGGACCGGTAAAAATTGTAGCGCGCATGCTCAAAAGGTAAGGCAACCAAGTGGTCTTCGAGCTGATCCTGCAGGCCGACCGCCATGCCGATGCAAAATGCGGCGTTGGCCATCATATCTAAGGGGGTAGGGCCCGCGGGTAGAGCCCTTAGTTCGATCCTTAGGTGGCCTTCGGCAACGGGATCGTAGACCGGACGGTTCCAATTCCAGACCGTGCCTTGGTGTAGCCGCAGGCTACTTAAAGCGGGCGTTTTACCTTGCTGGATGTCAGTCAACGGTGATTCATGGTAGTCAACCGGCATCATCACGGGGAATTGACGTGCGCTGGAGGAAAACAGTTCCAGTGGACTTTTGCGTGCCCAACCACAACCGAAACCCACACGGGCGGGTGGGCGCCAATGATTTGAATGTCTGTCTCGGTAGTCGATCGACTGTTTAAACAGCGTGATCCTGGTTTCGTGCCACAGCCGATGGCCGAGCAGAGTCGGTGAGTTGGCTGCTAAACCAAGCGCGATCGGCGTAACTAACTGTATGGCGTTGTAGTGATCGACAAACTCTTTTGGGTTTACTCTCAGATGAACCTGAAATGATGTGTTTGCACCTTCCAGAGTTAAAAAGTCGGTGTGTAATTTGAGCGGCTCTGCGCCATCGATATGGATATAAAACGGATCTTGTTTTAGTTCATCCAGTCTTTGGGAAAGCGCATGATAACGAGGTTCGTCGGTCATGTTGGCTAAGCCAAAATCGCTTTGCCTTAATGTGGGAAGAATGCCAATGGCGAGAATGCGTGTATCGGTTGGCGCAGCAATATGACGAAGTTCAGCCAGCTTTTCGTTTAGCTGACGGTGAATTGCGGTAAAAGGTGTGCCCGCAGCGGGTACCGGGGACAGATTGTATTCCAGGTTGAAGCGGTTAAGTTCTAGTGTGAGTAATGGATCGTTCGCCAGTTTTTGGAAGTGTTTGTTGAATGGTTGAGGGTGGCCGCAGTGATCGACCAAGTACAACTCAAGCTCTGCTCCCAGAGAGCAGGGGCCAACGCCGAAATCTGGTTTATCTAATAAGCATGCTAGTGCTTCAATGTCCTGTTCAAGGCATTGTGCAAAGCGCTCAAAATCAGCCGCACAGAAATGATGCTTATCAACGGCTTGTCCCATAGAGCCTGCGATAAAAAATCAAGGATAAACTCAGTGTATGTCAGCGGGCGGTGGTTGCCCGAAAGAGTGCGAAATATTTGACCCGCTTCATTTTTCGGCCTGCCGGATCGGCCTGACAAACCGTAATTAGGATGTTGAGTCCGATTTTTTTATCGGAGCAACGGTGTTTGTTTTTGCTGCGGGAGGTGCATTACGCGTCGTGCGGGGGCTTTCTTTCCCTGTGCCCGCGTCTGTATCTGCTTCTATCTCGGCTTCGGTTGGGAGCGGATGGCTACTGTGCAACTGCACTTCATTTCTATGCAGCGCGGCATAGAGCTCGTCTATGTCGGCATCCATCAACTCCCGAGACTGCCAGCTCTTGCTTGTGCCTAACCCCAACCAGGCATTGCGGTATTTGGCTTTGGCTTCATAAAGCAGACGATCGGAGAGCATGATTGCGGGCTCAATCATCGCTTCATCTGGTTCTTGTTCGGCGAGAGGGAACGGTGCAAAGCCCAGAGAGCAGGTGATGCTGATGGGCTGATTGTCAGCGACGATAAAGCTATGTCGGGCGACGACTCGGCGTATCTTTTCCGCCAGTTGTGCTGCGCCATACTCATCTATTTGCTGGGCAACCAAGAGAAACTCTTCTCCGCCCATTCGTACCAGCTGGTCACTGTCACGCAGCAGCTTAGTACAGAGGCGGCTGAACTGCACCAGTACCTCGTCTCCGGCGGAGTGGCCGTGCTTATCATTGACCTCCTTGAAAAAGTCGAGGTCAATCATAAAGAAGTAGATGTCAGCACTTGAGTAGATCGATGAGCGGCGTTGAAACCAGCGGCGGCGCATGATCGGTATCTGGATCGAGAGCCAGTGCTGCAGAAAACGGCGATTACCAAGTTTGGTTAGGGGATCGTGCTCACTCTGATCTTCATAGGCTTTGGCGAGCCGTCGGCTTTGGTAAACCAGCGCACTGATCAGGCAGAGCAAAATGCATAACACAGCGATGGTCGCTTGCAGGCTTTTCTTTTGCCAATCTTGCTGAGCAAGGGCGAGCTCTGCTTGCAGTTTGCCTGATTTAAGTTGCGCTAGTTGTTCCGATTGTACTGACAGTTGGTGTTCTGCTCTGAGTAGTTGCAAATTTGTATTCTGATTTTGTTGCGCCAGTTGGTTGGTGTAGTTATCCGCTGTCTTATGGGCAAAAAAGGCGTCTTTGAATCTGTTTTGTTGCTGATAGATATCGGTCAGGAGCTGGTAGCTTTGACTGGCTTCCTCAAGCAGCTCGAGCTGTTCTGCCAGTGCCGCTGCTGATTGTGCAAAGGTTTGGGCGGAAGTTAAACGCCCTAACAGTAAGCGGCTTCTGGCTTTTAATAGATCGGTTTTTAACTGCAGTGTCGGCGGTGCATTTTTCAGAGTGTCGTTGTTGGCGCGTTTGAGAAAACTCTCCGCTTGTTTCGGTTGGTTGCGTAGCAGCCAGCTTTCGGCAATGGCAAGTAAGGATTCAAGCTGAGCGTTGCGTTGATCCTCGGCCTGATATAGCGACAGTGCCTGACGAAAGTGTTGCTGCGCCTTTTGGTACTGTTCATGGTCGAGCGCCAGTTCACCGCTCTCCATTAACACGTTAGCAATACCGTTACTATTATTCAGCTGTTGATAACCACTCTTGGCCGAATCTAGGTGGCTTTGAGCAAGATCTTTACGTTTCAGCAGGCGTTGCAGTTTTGCCAAATTTAGATGGCTACGTGCGACAGCATCTTTCTCCTGATGACGTTGCCAAATAGCGTGGGTCTTTAACGCTGTGTCCAAAGCTTCATGGTATTTGCCTTGTGTTTGATACACCTCGGAAATATAGCCAAGCGGATAAACGGCAGCCAATTCGTTGTTTGCTTTGGCAAAACTGGCTAGTGCATTATTAAAGCGGTTTAATGCGTTGTTGAACTGCGCGTTGTCTTTGTAAATTAACCCTAAGTTCACCTCGGTGACACCGGTGCGCCAGGGATCATTCAGTTGGTAGCTATAATTGAGCGCCTTGTA is a genomic window containing:
- a CDS encoding M14 family metallopeptidase: MSAPIRPSNDTYSPLLSRYIIPYGQRLDKAKTGHSVIEFLQQCGDPTWLTIEGEDITRSRAVVTLLHGNEPSGVEALFQLLQRVLSPPVTCHLFIAVVNTALTRPYFSHRHLPQHRDLNRCFNGPTDDFPGQLASEIWQALTELQPEAVVDLHNTSGSGPAFAVSVEDCAIHQAIASLFCQRMIVTDVRLGALMEKTSTQMPIVTIECGGAIDPESRQVALEGLEKFICAANVREYSRQDWDVELLHHPCRVIITPQMSLAVAEQAVSGADITLPGNIEHHNFGRVLPGTCLAWLQGNDTRAIKVLDGQGIDLTNDYFENRAGELTPKQPLKLFMITTNIRIAQSDCLFYLVAAPY
- a CDS encoding glutamate--cysteine ligase family protein, whose protein sequence is MGQAVDKHHFCAADFERFAQCLEQDIEALACLLDKPDFGVGPCSLGAELELYLVDHCGHPQPFNKHFQKLANDPLLTLELNRFNLEYNLSPVPAAGTPFTAIHRQLNEKLAELRHIAAPTDTRILAIGILPTLRQSDFGLANMTDEPRYHALSQRLDELKQDPFYIHIDGAEPLKLHTDFLTLEGANTSFQVHLRVNPKEFVDHYNAIQLVTPIALGLAANSPTLLGHRLWHETRITLFKQSIDYRDRHSNHWRPPARVGFGCGWARKSPLELFSSSARQFPVMMPVDYHESPLTDIQQGKTPALSSLRLHQGTVWNWNRPVYDPVAEGHLRIELRALPAGPTPLDMMANAAFCIGMAVGLQDQLEDHLVALPFEHARYNFYRSAQHGLNAQLVWPSGPHGQLQEIPLTTLATKMLPVAERGLATLGITTAEIALYLDPIRMRLTHQQNGAIWQLKILSQLEQSLSRHDALHQMLWRYYEQQQIGTPVAQWSSEL
- a CDS encoding diguanylate cyclase: MNSRAKLALLLTMFMLWGQPSLADEPSSSPVTGMSTGTPISLTELKELARRDPTATIQQGNLLLDTPLSAVDAANVKVAVAWAYMLQGQYPRSALLTEQALMVAEQHNLPRLRVEAINLEGALAFRQGRFEQAEVYFHKTLAIADQHKYLDRQVSAHSNLGSVYRSLGEPVLALDNLYKALNYSYQLNDPWRTGVTEVNLGLIYKDNAQFNNALNRFNNALASFAKANNELAAVYPLGYISEVYQTQGKYHEALDTALKTHAIWQRHQEKDAVARSHLNLAKLQRLLKRKDLAQSHLDSAKSGYQQLNNSNGIANVLMESGELALDHEQYQKAQQHFRQALSLYQAEDQRNAQLESLLAIAESWLLRNQPKQAESFLKRANNDTLKNAPPTLQLKTDLLKARSRLLLGRLTSAQTFAQSAAALAEQLELLEEASQSYQLLTDIYQQQNRFKDAFFAHKTADNYTNQLAQQNQNTNLQLLRAEHQLSVQSEQLAQLKSGKLQAELALAQQDWQKKSLQATIAVLCILLCLISALVYQSRRLAKAYEDQSEHDPLTKLGNRRFLQHWLSIQIPIMRRRWFQRRSSIYSSADIYFFMIDLDFFKEVNDKHGHSAGDEVLVQFSRLCTKLLRDSDQLVRMGGEEFLLVAQQIDEYGAAQLAEKIRRVVARHSFIVADNQPISITCSLGFAPFPLAEQEPDEAMIEPAIMLSDRLLYEAKAKYRNAWLGLGTSKSWQSRELMDADIDELYAALHRNEVQLHSSHPLPTEAEIEADTDAGTGKESPRTTRNAPPAAKTNTVAPIKKSDSTS